AAATTCTACCTCCATAAAATCGCAGAGGCGACGCAGGGTTGGCTCAGTATTTCCGACGAGATCTTCGTAGCTGAGACCGAAGAAACGATGCGAACCGACCTGGTTACGAATTTCCAAGGCGAGCTGTTGTACCTGTGCCCAATCCTTGGCAACGTGGTAGAAGTGTTTTTCGCCAACCACCGCCTTGCAGAAGGATACAGCAACATCCCTGCCGTCACGATACAAATAGATATACTTTGCACCGTCGAAATAGTGCTCGATTTCGGGAAGGTAGTAGATATTGGCTAGACTTTTGCAGCACCAGGTTCTTGCGCCTACCGCCTCCGCCATGAGGTCGTACACTGCTCCGAAGATAGCGACTAGGGAATTGTCGCGGCAACGTGCGGTTACATCATTGCGATCCAGAACGACGTTTTCCCAAGGTACCGGATTGAGTTCGACCAACCGGCACACGTCATCAACCAGTTGAAAGAACATTTTCGGCTGGGAGAGGTCACTATAGTACGAGAGCAACGGCATCATCCGTTGTAGGATGTGCGGCGGATGGGGGGCAACAATCCCCGGAATTTCATTCAGCATCAGACGCAATAGGTTGGAACCCGAGCGTTGGATGCCGATCATGATGAAAGGCGCAGTGTTTTTAGGCATCATGGCAATCCCGCTGTCATAGGGCCGGAGCCCGTTAGATCGGTGAATTTGCGTCTCCACCTTTCGGTGAATTTGCTTTTATCAG
The window above is part of the Gammaproteobacteria bacterium genome. Proteins encoded here:
- a CDS encoding Sulfotransferase, translating into MMPKNTAPFIMIGIQRSGSNLLRLMLNEIPGIVAPHPPHILQRMMPLLSYYSDLSQPKMFFQLVDDVCRLVELNPVPWENVVLDRNDVTARCRDNSLVAIFGAVYDLMAEAVGARTWCCKSLANIYYLPEIEHYFDGAKYIYLYRDGRDVAVSFCKAVVGEKHFYHVAKDWAQVQQLALEIRNQVGSHRFFGLSYEDLVGNTEPTLRRLCDFMEVEFTEKMMSFHTSQEAQRTAKQSSLWANVTQSVMRQNTRKFCKESGPEDIRIFESVAGEMLDALGYERTLIEKGAELAFSEEDLQGFNAENARRKGAVLQAMDPTDRRQRSQQEGLLEEIKLRCKL